A genome region from Nitrospira sp. includes the following:
- a CDS encoding inositol monophosphatase family protein: protein MHTSKPLSPEEHNLYLTTAIRAAEAAGTVLLDHAKTGFRIDYKAATNLVTDADRRAEERIVHTILSAHPSHRILAEERGKDGATDSPYCWIIDPLDGTTNFAHGFPFYSVSIGLEYEGECIVGVVFDPMRRELFTGALGQGAYLNGERLRVSTIETLDQSLLVTGFAYDIRDTTNNNLDHFARLSLRAQGIRRTGSAALDLSYVAAGRFDGYWEVKLSPWDMAAGIVILREAGGTVSGFSKGRFSLYEQELVATNGRIHDHLLRAINQQPDPH, encoded by the coding sequence ATGCATACATCAAAGCCTCTCTCCCCAGAAGAGCATAACTTGTATCTGACGACCGCGATTCGAGCAGCCGAAGCAGCCGGAACCGTGCTACTGGACCATGCCAAAACCGGTTTTCGGATCGACTATAAGGCGGCGACCAACCTGGTGACCGACGCAGATCGACGCGCCGAGGAGCGTATCGTGCACACGATTCTGTCCGCCCACCCCTCCCACCGAATCCTTGCTGAAGAGCGCGGGAAGGATGGGGCCACGGACTCCCCGTATTGCTGGATTATCGATCCTCTGGACGGCACAACCAACTTCGCACACGGCTTTCCGTTCTACTCAGTCTCGATCGGGCTGGAATATGAGGGGGAATGTATCGTGGGAGTGGTTTTCGACCCCATGCGCCGGGAACTGTTCACAGGGGCCCTGGGACAGGGCGCATACCTGAACGGCGAGCGCCTTCGCGTGTCGACGATTGAGACGCTCGACCAATCACTGCTGGTGACTGGCTTCGCCTACGACATCCGGGACACAACGAACAATAATCTCGACCACTTCGCTCGCCTCTCACTCCGCGCACAGGGTATACGCCGAACCGGGTCGGCCGCTCTCGATCTGAGCTATGTGGCTGCCGGCCGGTTCGACGGATATTGGGAAGTCAAACTGAGCCCGTGGGATATGGCTGCGGGCATTGTCATTCTTCGAGAAGCGGGTGGAACGGTCTCCGGATTCAGCAAGGGCCGCTTCTCGCTGTACGAGCAAGAACTCGTCGCCACCAACGGACGCATTCACGACCACTTACTCCGCGCCATCAATCAGCAACCTGATCCTCACTAA
- a CDS encoding sensor histidine kinase — protein MATTRITRNRRTASRPSKRRSPGATHVVIIGAGRGGTALMEIFANDPLVRIVGVADISDQAPGLGLAKRLHIRVTRNYRQLLKMGPVDLVIDVSGNPEVGEYLQDIRRMGVSVIGGASAKFMWQLIEARIRATADIEKALNKYQSLYRLYVKETGAAVTEERTRIACEIHDGLVQSLAGVNFKLELSQELLRKNPKASLATIRESKAQLKLAIQEARQVIFNLRPLQYDKMELIPALTNYLKSYETQYHIKTAFSVTGDETILFPRTKIFLFRIVQEALSNVQKHAKAKRVSVQLDIRLDLLQVTISDNGIGFDMDAVLRDPEKWDHFGIRGILERARLVGGEATIDSKKGRGTRIVLRIPLADKETIRHGKN, from the coding sequence ATGGCGACAACCAGAATCACCCGCAACCGACGAACAGCCTCGCGGCCCAGCAAACGGCGATCGCCCGGGGCCACACATGTCGTCATCATCGGCGCAGGTCGCGGCGGCACCGCCTTGATGGAGATTTTCGCCAACGATCCATTGGTCCGTATCGTCGGCGTGGCAGACATCAGCGACCAGGCACCAGGCCTCGGCCTCGCCAAACGCCTGCACATCCGGGTGACCCGCAACTATCGCCAACTGCTCAAAATGGGACCGGTCGATCTGGTCATCGATGTGTCGGGCAACCCTGAGGTCGGCGAATACCTCCAGGACATTCGTCGCATGGGCGTGTCGGTCATCGGTGGTGCCAGCGCTAAATTCATGTGGCAGTTAATCGAAGCTCGGATCCGCGCCACCGCCGACATCGAGAAAGCACTGAACAAGTACCAGTCGCTGTACCGCTTATACGTGAAGGAGACCGGTGCGGCGGTGACGGAGGAACGAACACGCATTGCCTGCGAAATTCACGATGGGCTCGTACAGAGCCTGGCCGGCGTCAATTTCAAACTGGAACTGTCTCAAGAACTGCTGCGCAAAAATCCCAAGGCCAGTCTGGCCACGATCCGTGAATCCAAAGCCCAGCTGAAATTGGCCATCCAGGAAGCCAGACAGGTTATCTTCAATCTACGCCCGCTCCAATATGACAAGATGGAGCTCATCCCGGCGTTGACGAATTACCTCAAGTCGTACGAAACCCAGTACCATATCAAGACGGCTTTCTCCGTGACCGGAGACGAAACGATCTTATTCCCACGCACCAAGATCTTTTTGTTCCGGATCGTGCAAGAGGCCTTGAGTAACGTACAAAAGCATGCGAAAGCCAAGCGCGTGTCGGTGCAACTCGACATTCGACTTGACCTGTTACAAGTGACCATTTCCGACAACGGGATCGGATTCGACATGGATGCGGTCCTTCGCGATCCCGAAAAGTGGGATCACTTCGGCATTCGCGGCATCTTGGAACGCGCACGGCTGGTGGGCGGGGAAGCCACGATCGATTCGAAGAAAGGGCGCGGCACGCGCATCGTGCTGCGAATCCCACTAGCCGACAAGGAGACGATTCGTCATGGAAAAAATTAA
- the lpxC gene encoding UDP-3-O-acyl-N-acetylglucosamine deacetylase — MRFQQTIGSPVSCSGVGLHSGQPVTLTLRPAPPNTGIIFIYRNGSEETLLPAAISNKVPTELCTAISVNGHQVKTIEHLLSALVGMEVDNVYAEVNAGEVPVLDGSASPFVRLIRAAGVIPQTRRQSYVKITQPIEVVDGTRRVRIEPSATPKITYSIHYDHPLIQTQSYTYTCSATAFEQDIATARTFGFLHEVEALWARGLGKGGTLDNTVVLSKDGVVNEAGLRFPDEFVRHKVLDLIGDIALLGFPFIGHVVAERSGHAMHTRLVEQILAQRDKWALITGEHAVTAPEPRTSLGLLRPAPSLAI; from the coding sequence GTGCGGTTTCAGCAAACGATCGGATCACCAGTTTCCTGCTCAGGCGTCGGACTCCACTCCGGCCAACCGGTCACGCTGACACTTCGTCCTGCCCCCCCCAATACCGGTATCATCTTCATCTATCGGAACGGATCGGAGGAGACCCTCCTCCCTGCCGCTATTTCCAATAAGGTGCCAACCGAACTCTGCACCGCGATCAGCGTCAACGGCCATCAAGTCAAGACCATTGAACACCTTCTGTCGGCGCTGGTCGGCATGGAAGTCGATAATGTGTACGCGGAAGTCAACGCGGGCGAAGTTCCCGTATTGGATGGCAGCGCAAGCCCGTTCGTACGCCTGATTCGCGCGGCTGGCGTCATCCCGCAGACCCGTCGCCAATCCTACGTGAAAATCACACAACCCATTGAGGTCGTTGATGGAACGCGGCGCGTCCGGATCGAGCCATCGGCAACCCCGAAAATCACCTACTCCATTCACTATGATCATCCGTTGATCCAGACTCAGTCCTACACCTACACGTGCTCCGCCACGGCATTCGAGCAGGATATTGCCACGGCGCGCACCTTCGGATTTTTACACGAGGTGGAAGCGCTGTGGGCACGAGGTCTCGGAAAAGGCGGAACACTGGATAACACGGTGGTCCTGTCTAAAGACGGTGTCGTGAACGAAGCAGGCTTGCGCTTCCCAGACGAGTTCGTCCGGCATAAAGTCCTGGACCTGATCGGCGATATCGCGCTGCTTGGCTTCCCGTTCATCGGTCATGTCGTCGCCGAACGCTCAGGCCATGCGATGCACACTCGACTCGTCGAGCAAATCCTCGCTCAGCGCGACAAGTGGGCGCTCATCACCGGAGAGCATGCCGTTACTGCACCTGAACCCCGCACGTCACTGGGGCTCCTTCGCCCTGCACCGTCCCTTGCGATCTAA
- a CDS encoding response regulator transcription factor, producing MEKIKVLIADDHRVVREGLAAILKTKEDINVVGEAQDGADAVEKTKTLMPDVILMDVSMPRMGGIEATRQIKREFPHMGIVALTMYEEQQYIFDLVRAGATGYLLKDSESSQIVAAIRAIYRGESLIHPSVASKILAEFSLMSQKKGKKPTWVEHDLTEREITVLRLVADGKTNKEIANSLDLSEKTVKNHVRNIFHKLQVYDRTQAAILAIRKGLIELEPRP from the coding sequence ATGGAAAAAATTAAAGTCCTGATCGCCGATGATCACCGCGTGGTGCGCGAAGGCCTGGCAGCCATCCTCAAAACCAAAGAAGACATCAACGTGGTGGGCGAAGCGCAGGACGGCGCGGATGCCGTGGAGAAAACCAAGACCCTCATGCCGGATGTCATCCTCATGGACGTCAGCATGCCCCGCATGGGCGGCATCGAGGCCACCCGACAGATCAAGCGGGAATTCCCTCACATGGGTATCGTGGCGCTGACGATGTACGAAGAACAGCAATACATCTTCGATCTAGTGCGCGCCGGTGCCACCGGCTATCTGCTGAAAGACTCGGAATCGTCACAAATCGTGGCTGCCATCCGGGCAATCTACCGCGGTGAGTCGCTGATTCATCCGTCGGTCGCTAGTAAGATCCTGGCCGAGTTCTCCCTCATGTCACAGAAAAAGGGCAAGAAGCCGACGTGGGTCGAGCACGATCTGACCGAACGGGAAATCACCGTGCTTCGTCTGGTTGCAGACGGCAAGACCAACAAAGAAATCGCCAACAGCCTGGACCTCAGCGAGAAGACGGTTAAGAACCACGTACGCAATATCTTTCACAAACTTCAGGTCTATGACCGGACTCAAGCCGCGATTCTGGCTATTCGGAAGGGACTCATCGAACTCGAACCGCGACCATAA
- a CDS encoding RiPP maturation radical SAM C-methyltransferase, translating to MSNVQVQVALVNMPFSFSKYPSIQLGTLSALLKSRGVAVDCHHLNVRFAHKIGIPLYESICEKRALFGEWLFSYLLFRDNPQRADYPRVFKPVFEQIARESGQPVSFFEEMATRTAPQFLTGAMTGIDWGQYKIVGFTSTFDQNVASLTMAKLIKDLYPDVTIVFGGANYDGEMGLEYFRAFPFIDHVVVGEGEVTFPALVDHVLSGSIGPCPKGVTYRENGEIRYEPNTALFTEFAHTGPPDYDDYYHLLAELGTEASRGLDRILLYEGSRGCWWGEKHHCTFCGLNAQSMKFRAKSSEQVAREMAFLSSRYDTTRFRLVDNIIDMKYVEHLFGSFAQERRDLDVFIETKSNLQKSQIRTLAVGGVKCMQPGLESLSLTQLKAMDKGVTPMQNLVCLKWCFYYRVAVSWNILLGFPGETNDDYRRQIALLPSLFHLQPPEGAGKFWLERFSPYYTRPHEYGIRIAGPGMAYSHVYDSRQVDLAKIAYDFEYELDQWSVDPEVFQELMSVVEEWQRRAASADKPFLYYSKAFDYVTVYDGRTMTPTRERFDWPASLFIDLCSEAPKSLEHLRSAVRERGDVGSAADGVIQESLERLTAKRILYEERGKYFTLAIPEHPYY from the coding sequence ATGAGTAATGTTCAGGTCCAGGTGGCGCTCGTCAATATGCCCTTCAGTTTTTCGAAGTATCCCTCGATTCAATTGGGGACACTCTCGGCGTTGCTGAAGTCGAGAGGTGTGGCGGTCGATTGCCACCACTTGAATGTGCGATTCGCGCATAAGATCGGAATTCCGCTCTACGAATCGATTTGTGAGAAACGCGCCCTGTTCGGTGAGTGGCTGTTCTCCTATCTCCTGTTTCGCGATAACCCCCAACGGGCCGACTATCCGCGAGTGTTCAAACCGGTGTTTGAGCAGATTGCCCGGGAGAGCGGCCAACCGGTCTCGTTCTTCGAGGAGATGGCCACGCGGACGGCGCCGCAATTCCTGACGGGGGCGATGACCGGCATCGACTGGGGTCAGTACAAAATCGTGGGGTTTACATCCACCTTTGATCAAAACGTCGCCAGCCTGACCATGGCGAAGCTGATCAAGGATTTGTATCCGGATGTGACAATCGTATTCGGTGGCGCCAACTACGATGGTGAGATGGGCTTGGAGTATTTTCGGGCGTTCCCGTTCATCGACCATGTGGTGGTTGGTGAAGGCGAGGTGACGTTTCCCGCGTTAGTCGACCATGTGCTGAGCGGATCGATTGGCCCCTGCCCCAAAGGCGTGACGTACCGGGAGAATGGCGAGATTCGTTATGAGCCGAATACGGCACTTTTTACGGAATTTGCGCACACCGGTCCGCCGGACTACGACGACTATTATCATCTCCTGGCTGAGCTCGGTACCGAAGCGTCGCGTGGACTGGATCGCATTCTCTTGTACGAAGGCTCACGCGGTTGTTGGTGGGGAGAAAAACACCATTGCACTTTCTGCGGACTGAATGCGCAGAGCATGAAGTTCCGCGCCAAGTCGTCCGAACAAGTCGCTCGTGAGATGGCGTTTTTGTCGAGTCGGTACGATACGACACGGTTCCGGCTTGTGGACAACATCATCGATATGAAATATGTCGAGCACCTGTTCGGCAGCTTCGCCCAGGAGCGCCGCGACCTGGATGTGTTCATTGAAACCAAGAGCAATCTGCAGAAGAGTCAGATCCGAACGCTGGCCGTAGGGGGCGTGAAGTGCATGCAGCCCGGTTTGGAAAGCCTCAGCCTGACTCAGTTGAAGGCGATGGATAAGGGCGTGACGCCCATGCAGAATCTAGTCTGCCTGAAATGGTGCTTCTACTATCGCGTGGCGGTGTCGTGGAATATCCTGCTCGGATTTCCGGGCGAGACCAACGATGACTATCGTCGGCAGATTGCTCTCCTCCCCTCTCTCTTTCACCTGCAGCCGCCGGAAGGAGCTGGGAAGTTCTGGCTGGAGCGGTTCAGCCCCTACTACACGCGTCCGCACGAATACGGCATCCGCATCGCTGGCCCGGGCATGGCCTATTCGCATGTCTATGATTCGCGGCAGGTCGATCTTGCGAAAATCGCGTATGACTTCGAATACGAGCTCGACCAATGGTCCGTGGATCCGGAGGTGTTTCAGGAGTTGATGAGTGTCGTGGAAGAATGGCAACGGCGAGCCGCCTCTGCAGACAAGCCGTTCCTGTACTATTCGAAGGCGTTCGACTATGTGACGGTGTACGATGGGCGGACGATGACTCCGACGCGTGAACGGTTCGACTGGCCGGCGTCATTATTCATTGATCTGTGCAGCGAAGCACCGAAGTCATTGGAGCACTTGCGAAGCGCGGTTCGGGAGCGTGGTGACGTGGGGAGCGCGGCGGATGGCGTCATCCAAGAGTCGTTGGAGCGATTGACGGCGAAGCGAATTCTCTATGAAGAGCGGGGAAAGTATTTCACGCTGGCCATTCCCGAGCATCCCTATTATTAA
- a CDS encoding mechanosensitive ion channel domain-containing protein — MSFLDVFVRGDFINPATWVGAVFYACFFILVAWFLARTIKLGVRRAGVLLKHQAASTLLIRLGQIVVYTLAVIFYFHTIPQLHSVGTALLASAGVTSILFGFAAQTTLSNLVSGFALLFYHPFEVGDRVQLSAPTGLETGVIDAMTMGYILVKTGDGRDIVVPNSVAAVQIVVKLAS; from the coding sequence ATGTCTTTTCTGGATGTGTTCGTCCGTGGAGATTTCATCAACCCTGCGACATGGGTCGGGGCTGTGTTTTACGCATGCTTCTTCATTCTGGTCGCCTGGTTTTTGGCTCGTACGATCAAGCTGGGGGTGCGCCGGGCCGGAGTTCTCTTGAAACATCAGGCCGCGTCGACGCTGTTGATCAGGCTAGGGCAGATCGTGGTCTACACCTTGGCGGTCATTTTCTATTTTCATACGATTCCGCAACTGCATTCCGTGGGCACGGCCTTGCTGGCCAGTGCCGGAGTGACGTCGATTCTCTTCGGGTTTGCCGCGCAGACGACGCTCAGTAATCTGGTGTCAGGCTTCGCGTTGCTGTTCTATCATCCGTTCGAGGTGGGCGATCGTGTGCAGCTCTCGGCGCCGACCGGCCTTGAGACGGGGGTGATTGATGCCATGACGATGGGGTATATCCTGGTGAAGACGGGCGACGGCCGCGACATCGTGGTGCCCAATAGCGTTGCGGCGGTGCAGATCGTGGTGAAGCTGGCTTCGTAG
- the nrdR gene encoding transcriptional regulator NrdR, which produces MKCPFCDDVEDKVVDSRMAKEGEVIRRRRECLSCKRRYTTYERVEETMPAVVKKDGRREPFDRSKIVSGLKKACEKRPISTATIETVTDRIEKRIQDMGETEIVSTAVGEEVMKELSQLDQVAYVRFASVYREFKDIDQFMEEIKALAQQRRER; this is translated from the coding sequence GTGAAGTGTCCTTTCTGCGACGATGTCGAGGACAAAGTTGTCGATTCGAGGATGGCCAAGGAAGGCGAGGTCATCCGGCGGCGGCGCGAATGTCTGTCGTGTAAACGACGCTACACCACCTACGAACGAGTCGAAGAAACCATGCCCGCCGTTGTGAAGAAAGACGGGCGACGGGAACCGTTCGATCGGAGCAAGATCGTCTCCGGGCTCAAGAAGGCGTGCGAAAAGCGGCCGATCAGCACCGCGACCATCGAAACCGTCACTGATCGCATCGAAAAGCGCATCCAGGACATGGGTGAGACCGAGATTGTGAGCACCGCCGTCGGGGAAGAAGTCATGAAAGAACTGTCCCAGCTCGATCAGGTCGCTTACGTACGATTCGCATCCGTGTATCGAGAGTTCAAAGATATCGACCAGTTCATGGAAGAGATCAAAGCCCTGGCCCAGCAGCGCCGGGAGCGTTAG
- a CDS encoding winged helix-turn-helix domain-containing protein: MEELTDILVGLEQRISAYRNRYQELEKKRRRLDDEIAMIKKYLELAETLYRVEADKAKLASLSSQIITDEKGIRPLPVTDVTDQSREILLGKSKYVGKSVPEAAYQILREASRPMHAKELLQRLLEGGLQIKGKTPLTSVATSLKRDKRFQKVGPNTFAVMTQELTAVV, encoded by the coding sequence GTGGAAGAATTAACCGACATTCTGGTGGGGCTTGAGCAGCGCATCAGTGCCTACCGGAATCGCTACCAGGAGCTTGAGAAGAAGCGGCGGCGTCTCGACGACGAAATCGCGATGATCAAGAAATACCTGGAGCTGGCGGAGACCCTGTATCGCGTCGAAGCCGATAAGGCCAAGCTGGCGAGTCTCTCCAGTCAGATCATCACCGACGAAAAAGGTATTCGCCCGCTGCCGGTGACGGATGTCACGGATCAGTCGCGTGAGATCTTGCTTGGAAAAAGCAAGTATGTCGGGAAGAGTGTGCCTGAGGCCGCCTATCAAATTCTCCGCGAAGCCAGCCGGCCGATGCACGCGAAGGAGCTCCTGCAGCGGTTGTTGGAAGGTGGGTTACAGATAAAGGGGAAGACGCCGTTGACGTCCGTGGCGACGTCGTTAAAGCGAGATAAACGATTCCAGAAAGTCGGGCCGAACACGTTTGCGGTAATGACTCAGGAACTGACAGCGGTTGTATGA
- a CDS encoding 4a-hydroxytetrahydrobiopterin dehydratase produces the protein MSLADKKCIPCRGGVPPLPAERTESLLQELGRGWSLNTQGHLERLYTFKDFAQSLDFANKVGVVAEAEGHHPDLYVAWGKCKVEIWTHKINGLTESDFYLAAKADREFDPFRAGA, from the coding sequence ATGAGTCTGGCCGACAAGAAATGTATTCCCTGCCGGGGCGGGGTCCCTCCCCTCCCTGCAGAGCGTACGGAATCGTTGCTGCAGGAATTGGGACGCGGGTGGTCACTCAATACCCAGGGCCATCTGGAGCGGTTGTATACGTTTAAGGATTTCGCACAGTCGCTGGATTTTGCAAATAAGGTCGGGGTCGTGGCTGAAGCCGAGGGCCATCATCCGGATCTATATGTGGCGTGGGGTAAATGTAAGGTCGAGATCTGGACGCACAAAATCAATGGACTCACGGAGAGTGATTTTTATCTGGCCGCCAAAGCGGATCGTGAATTTGACCCGTTCCGGGCTGGAGCCTAA
- a CDS encoding arsenosugar biosynthesis-associated peroxidase-like protein: protein MDCYYHSKDLGKFGDMGKGNPVLWEKFMSYYSAVFADGALTEREKALIALGVAHAVQCPYCIDAYTQACLEKGSNIEEMTEAAHVACAIRGGASLVHGVQMRNVAEKLSM from the coding sequence ATGGACTGCTATTACCACTCGAAGGATCTCGGCAAATTCGGAGACATGGGAAAGGGCAACCCGGTCTTGTGGGAGAAGTTCATGAGTTATTACAGCGCCGTCTTTGCCGACGGTGCGCTGACCGAGCGGGAAAAGGCGCTGATCGCGCTCGGCGTAGCCCACGCCGTGCAATGCCCCTACTGCATCGATGCCTATACTCAAGCCTGTCTTGAAAAGGGATCCAACATCGAAGAAATGACCGAAGCGGCACACGTGGCCTGCGCCATTCGGGGAGGGGCCTCCCTCGTGCACGGGGTGCAAATGCGAAACGTCGCTGAGAAGCTGTCGATGTAG
- a CDS encoding glycerophosphodiester phosphodiesterase family protein translates to MWKARSFHADFVEIDLRATNDGHLVLLHDETIDRTTNKPGHVAELSLEQIQRLDAGNWQRVPTLEEALDIAGGAIGMILELKVEGIGNEACAIVKRTGFPGTLIYASFLISELRRLRQVDPEAKLMVLHPRHLPQDPVADVVAVAATHVGLHYSTVTPLLLQTYHNLGTQVFTYTVNERHDIQRMREMGVDGIVSDFPDRI, encoded by the coding sequence ATTTGGAAAGCCCGATCCTTTCACGCAGATTTCGTCGAAATCGACCTGCGCGCAACCAACGACGGTCATCTCGTGCTGTTACACGACGAGACCATCGATCGCACCACCAATAAACCCGGTCACGTGGCCGAGTTGTCACTCGAGCAGATCCAACGACTGGACGCGGGCAATTGGCAACGCGTACCGACGTTGGAGGAAGCGTTGGACATCGCCGGGGGAGCCATCGGGATGATTCTCGAACTGAAAGTAGAAGGAATTGGAAACGAGGCCTGCGCGATCGTGAAACGCACCGGCTTCCCCGGCACGTTGATCTATGCGTCCTTTCTCATCTCAGAACTCCGTCGCCTTCGGCAAGTCGATCCCGAGGCGAAGTTGATGGTCTTGCACCCTCGCCACCTTCCTCAGGACCCCGTCGCAGATGTCGTTGCCGTAGCGGCAACTCACGTCGGACTCCACTATTCGACCGTCACACCCCTGTTGCTCCAGACCTACCACAACCTCGGAACGCAGGTCTTCACCTACACCGTGAACGAACGGCACGACATCCAACGTATGCGTGAGATGGGCGTGGACGGAATCGTCTCCGACTTTCCCGACCGCATCTGA
- a CDS encoding CBS domain-containing protein, whose translation MLVQDVMSTGVVTARRNESVRSVVTKMLSRHCGAIPVVEDGELLIGLVTLRDVLIPLYPNYGEYIHDNVHSRDFIEMEDAYADVLTQRVEEVMSVNPLTVTPRTPVLEAASYMGVKNFRRIPVVEKGTLVGMVSVGDINRGLFFERGHAALEHQRAAQPSGY comes from the coding sequence ATGCTTGTCCAAGATGTGATGTCCACCGGTGTGGTCACAGCCAGACGAAACGAATCCGTGCGTTCCGTGGTCACCAAGATGCTCAGTCGTCATTGCGGCGCGATTCCGGTCGTGGAGGACGGCGAGTTGTTGATCGGCCTGGTGACGTTGCGCGATGTCTTGATCCCCCTCTATCCCAATTACGGCGAATATATTCATGACAATGTGCACAGTCGGGATTTTATTGAGATGGAGGATGCGTATGCGGATGTCCTGACCCAGCGGGTCGAGGAGGTCATGAGTGTGAATCCATTGACGGTGACGCCACGGACTCCCGTGCTGGAAGCGGCATCGTATATGGGCGTGAAGAATTTTCGACGCATTCCGGTGGTCGAGAAAGGCACATTGGTCGGGATGGTCAGTGTGGGGGATATTAATCGAGGGTTGTTCTTTGAGCGCGGACATGCTGCATTGGAGCACCAACGTGCGGCGCAGCCCTCAGGGTACTAG